One window of Magallana gigas chromosome 2, xbMagGiga1.1, whole genome shotgun sequence genomic DNA carries:
- the LOC105325020 gene encoding uncharacterized protein, which yields MSTLKLVTLGLLVAAVVSDKRQGVFGPCQGWGAGCTSYFSYRPQPQPPTRKITRNVHKAPAYMFTSGSSWKPIGKRGKDAKDTKKRTSWFTDIPYLRNPFLSYPRLKNGAGGHLNSLNRVSSSQRQRHHNLVEV from the exons ATGTCCACACTGAAACTGGTTACACTGGGGCTATTAGTCGCCGCCGTGGTCAGCGACAAGCGACAGGGCGTGTTCGGACCCTGCCAGGGCTGGGGGGCGGGCTGCACCAGCTACTTCTCCTACAGACCCCAGCCACAACCCCCCACACGCAAGATCACCAGAAACGTCCACAAGGCTCCCGCCTACATGTTCACTTCCG GTTCGTCGTGGAAGCCAATCGGCAAACGCGGCAAGGACGCAAAGGATACGAAGAAGCGGACATCCTGGTTTACCGACATCCCCTACCTACGGAATCCCTTCCTCTCCTACCCCCGCCTCAAAAACGGCGCAG gtGGTCACTTAAACAGCCTCAACCGCGTGTCATCCTCACAAAGACAGCGGCACCACAATTTGGTGGAGGTCTAG